One Microlunatus soli genomic window carries:
- a CDS encoding phytanoyl-CoA dioxygenase family protein — MTTEIARLPTFETVTDALVDAYQESGCVILREAIGTDLVRALNIDVERLCRGELGTIARASEPAGKEMDAADGLREFLCIHYPHKVSAAACQALSTPSVIDVLTRVIGPNVKVMQSMLFVKAEGKPGQPWHQDEYVIPTRDRSLTAVWIALDDATVDNGCLWVLPGSHRRGVLYPDRVQNDPGFDCSIEAFNLPYADQDAVPVEIPAGAAVIFNGYLLHRSLRNSGRHGYRRGLANHYMSAESLLPWQALPDGSRVGKHDYRDIVLVAGQDPYAYKGSADIAEPHSRPDIDGGCDR, encoded by the coding sequence ATGACCACCGAGATCGCCCGCCTCCCGACCTTCGAGACCGTGACCGATGCGCTGGTCGACGCCTACCAGGAGTCCGGCTGCGTCATCCTGCGCGAGGCGATCGGGACCGATCTCGTCCGAGCGCTGAACATCGACGTGGAACGGCTGTGCCGCGGTGAACTCGGCACCATCGCCCGGGCCTCCGAACCTGCGGGTAAGGAGATGGACGCAGCAGATGGGTTGCGGGAGTTCTTGTGCATCCACTACCCGCACAAGGTCTCCGCGGCGGCATGTCAGGCACTGAGCACACCGTCCGTCATCGATGTTCTGACCCGGGTGATCGGACCGAATGTCAAGGTGATGCAATCGATGCTCTTCGTCAAAGCGGAGGGCAAACCCGGACAACCTTGGCATCAGGACGAGTACGTCATCCCAACCCGAGACCGGTCCTTGACCGCCGTGTGGATCGCCTTGGACGACGCCACCGTGGACAACGGCTGCCTGTGGGTGCTTCCCGGGTCGCATCGGCGCGGCGTTCTTTATCCAGACCGCGTCCAGAATGATCCGGGATTTGACTGCTCGATCGAGGCATTCAACCTTCCCTATGCGGACCAGGACGCGGTGCCCGTCGAGATTCCCGCCGGGGCAGCAGTCATCTTCAACGGCTACCTTCTACATAGGTCGCTGCGGAACTCCGGCCGGCACGGCTACCGGCGTGGGTTGGCTAACCACTACATGAGTGCAGAGTCGCTATTGCCCTGGCAGGCTCTTCCTGACGGGTCGCGTGTCGGCAAGCACGATTACCGCGACATCGTCCTGGTTGCCGGTCAGGATCCTTATGCTTACAAGGGGAGTGCCGATATTGCGGAGCCGCACTCCCGGCCTGACATTGACGGTGGCTGCGATCGATGA
- a CDS encoding ABC transporter permease subunit, whose amino-acid sequence MFTDPEVITALTNTIIISALQILFAFPAPVALALLLNSLLSVRVQRVVQAIVYLPHFISWVVVIAIWQQVLGGAGIINDVLALIGLGPQNVMADPDAFKPLVTAQVIWKEIGWGTIIFFAAISTIPHDRYESAAIDGAGAWRRIWHVTLPGIMPVIVLLLILRLGAVLTVGFEQILLQQDSVGKGAAQVLDTFVYFRGVIGGDWGLAAAAGLFKGAVGTVMVIGANWLSKRLGSEGLF is encoded by the coding sequence ATGTTCACCGATCCTGAGGTGATCACCGCACTGACCAACACCATCATAATCAGCGCTCTACAGATCCTGTTCGCCTTTCCCGCGCCGGTGGCTCTGGCGCTGCTGCTCAACAGCCTTTTGTCGGTCCGTGTCCAACGGGTGGTCCAAGCGATCGTCTACCTTCCGCATTTCATCAGCTGGGTGGTCGTGATCGCCATTTGGCAACAAGTACTCGGCGGAGCAGGAATCATCAACGACGTTCTGGCTCTGATCGGGCTCGGCCCACAGAACGTGATGGCCGACCCCGACGCGTTCAAGCCGCTGGTCACGGCACAGGTCATCTGGAAGGAGATCGGCTGGGGCACCATCATCTTCTTCGCGGCCATCTCGACAATTCCTCATGATCGCTACGAGTCTGCGGCCATCGACGGGGCAGGGGCTTGGCGGCGAATCTGGCATGTCACGCTCCCGGGCATCATGCCCGTGATCGTGCTCTTGCTGATCCTGCGACTCGGTGCGGTCCTGACCGTCGGCTTCGAACAGATCCTGCTGCAGCAAGACTCCGTGGGCAAGGGCGCTGCACAGGTGCTCGACACCTTCGTTTACTTCCGCGGCGTCATCGGCGGCGATTGGGGACTGGCAGCCGCGGCCGGCTTGTTCAAGGGCGCAGTTGGCACTGTCATGGTCATCGGTGCCAACTGGCTGTCCAAGCGTCTCGGCAGCGAGGGGTTGTTCTGA
- a CDS encoding carbohydrate ABC transporter permease, with protein MSIDDLSADSAGAGLATKSGPAHHSDPPWQEPAPRPIQVLKVVIISLIVLLMAGPFVYVILTSLASRSSSGHGVLPSDYSFDAYRSLLAGGVVTRALLVSIGVTVVGTVLSVLFTVLLAFGLVRTREMPGGRAILFLILATMLFNAGIIPNYLLVKQLGLLNSYWSLILPTLISAFNLVVVRSFFMQLPTELYDAARIDGASEWRLLWQVVMPLSKAVIAVIGLFYAVGYWNSFFTALLYINDTSKWPIQLVLNTYVLQGSPLSQIQNPDIQPPARAIQMAVVVMATLPVLIVYPFVQRFFTKGVLTGAIKG; from the coding sequence ATGTCGATCGACGACCTCTCCGCAGACTCCGCCGGCGCAGGCCTTGCAACGAAATCGGGACCTGCGCACCATTCCGATCCGCCATGGCAGGAGCCGGCGCCGCGTCCGATCCAGGTCCTCAAGGTCGTGATCATCTCCCTTATCGTGCTGCTGATGGCAGGACCGTTCGTCTATGTGATCCTGACCAGCCTGGCCTCCAGATCCTCCAGTGGACATGGCGTGCTTCCGAGCGATTACTCATTCGACGCGTACCGGTCGCTCCTCGCAGGTGGTGTCGTCACCCGTGCTCTGCTGGTTTCGATCGGTGTCACCGTTGTCGGGACGGTGCTCTCGGTCCTATTCACGGTCCTTCTCGCGTTCGGGCTGGTGAGAACCCGGGAGATGCCGGGTGGTCGAGCGATCCTCTTTCTGATCTTGGCCACGATGCTCTTCAACGCCGGGATCATCCCCAACTATCTACTGGTCAAGCAGCTCGGCCTGCTGAACTCCTATTGGTCCCTGATCCTGCCGACCTTGATCTCGGCCTTCAACCTGGTCGTCGTCCGTAGCTTCTTCATGCAGCTTCCGACGGAGCTCTACGACGCCGCTCGGATCGACGGGGCAAGTGAGTGGAGGTTGTTGTGGCAGGTGGTGATGCCGCTGTCCAAAGCTGTCATTGCCGTGATCGGACTGTTCTATGCCGTCGGGTACTGGAACAGCTTCTTCACTGCCCTGCTGTACATCAACGACACATCCAAGTGGCCGATCCAGCTCGTGCTCAACACCTACGTGCTACAGGGATCACCCCTCAGTCAGATCCAGAATCCCGACATCCAGCCACCGGCACGGGCAATCCAGATGGCGGTGGTCGTGATGGCTACCCTGCCGGTCCTTATCGTGTATCCGTTCGTCCAGCGTTTCTTCACCAAGGGGGTGCTGACCGGTGCCATCAAGGGGTGA
- a CDS encoding extracellular solute-binding protein, which yields MKQNEYWQAFNKRVGVDYQPTLVPADAYETKLATMLSGGSVPDMVFLHTDSANAQRAIKDGAFAELSSVLGGDKIKKYPNIAAVPTYQWEVSAVNNGIYGVPVDLAYVNALHVYRRDWARSIGLENGPQNADEFYTLMTEMSKLRQDQYGFGGYSDGVAAYLNAAFRVPNNWSNTGGKLINAIETDEFEAALEYTRRLWKGGAFHPDALSLGSKGAEDRALFDSGVTGWQVASADNWYLAGALNAVRVKNKGAEPELLMPFGHDGGKFAYPASPGFYAVVAISASAAENEDRLDEILRIFNYLRAPIPSEEGFFLRYGIEGVHFTYGKNRVPVSIPDSPAPADRDAMFYTGLVPGVLYYPDPSDVKASIDYTEAVTKQSVKDPTVGLYAASSADSSAKLDQLRADYVNGIVSGRRPAGDLRKLRADWKMQGGDKVRSELQTALEKVR from the coding sequence TTGAAGCAGAACGAGTACTGGCAGGCCTTCAACAAGCGGGTAGGCGTTGACTATCAGCCGACGCTGGTGCCGGCCGACGCCTACGAAACCAAGCTGGCCACGATGCTGTCCGGCGGGTCTGTGCCAGACATGGTCTTCCTGCACACCGACTCGGCCAACGCTCAGCGCGCGATCAAAGATGGCGCCTTTGCGGAGCTCTCGAGCGTGCTGGGCGGTGACAAGATCAAGAAGTACCCCAACATCGCCGCGGTGCCTACCTACCAATGGGAGGTGTCCGCTGTCAACAACGGCATCTACGGTGTCCCGGTAGATCTGGCTTACGTCAACGCGCTCCATGTCTACCGGCGGGACTGGGCGCGCAGTATCGGCCTCGAGAACGGGCCGCAGAACGCTGACGAGTTCTACACGCTGATGACCGAGATGAGTAAGTTGCGGCAGGACCAGTACGGGTTCGGTGGGTACAGCGACGGGGTAGCCGCCTATCTCAACGCCGCATTTCGGGTGCCCAACAACTGGAGCAACACCGGTGGGAAGCTGATCAACGCCATCGAGACCGACGAGTTCGAGGCCGCACTCGAGTACACTCGACGCCTCTGGAAGGGCGGCGCGTTCCATCCCGACGCGCTCAGTCTCGGTTCCAAGGGTGCCGAGGACCGCGCGCTCTTCGACTCCGGCGTGACAGGCTGGCAGGTGGCCTCGGCCGACAACTGGTATCTCGCCGGAGCGCTCAACGCCGTTCGAGTGAAGAACAAGGGTGCCGAGCCGGAGCTGTTGATGCCGTTCGGACACGATGGTGGCAAGTTCGCCTACCCGGCAAGCCCTGGCTTCTACGCAGTCGTCGCGATCTCCGCGTCCGCCGCCGAGAACGAGGACCGATTGGATGAGATCCTCCGCATCTTCAACTATCTTCGGGCGCCCATACCCAGCGAGGAAGGCTTCTTCCTCCGGTACGGCATCGAGGGCGTGCACTTCACATACGGAAAGAACCGAGTGCCGGTGTCTATCCCGGACTCTCCGGCACCGGCGGACCGAGACGCGATGTTCTACACGGGTCTGGTGCCTGGCGTCCTCTACTATCCCGACCCGTCGGACGTGAAAGCCAGCATCGACTACACCGAAGCAGTGACCAAGCAGAGCGTCAAGGACCCTACAGTCGGCCTCTACGCAGCGTCGTCGGCAGACTCATCGGCCAAACTCGACCAGTTGCGTGCCGACTACGTCAACGGCATCGTCTCAGGTCGCAGGCCGGCAGGCGACCTGCGAAAGCTCCGTGCTGACTGGAAGATGCAGGGCGGCGACAAAGTCCGCAGTGAATTGCAGACAGCGCTGGAGAAGGTCAGATGA
- a CDS encoding glycoside hydrolase family 172 protein: MLELPEPRSTHQLTTFDRRTGVKVMMVEPGESRIVGEATGPGYLARLWLTFPGWFWAHWEPDRLVDQQILKNLIIRIHVDGSPEPQIAAPVADLFGIGLGRVQNFSSLWIGMSSGGFYLALPMPFHESLRIEVDNRDPEQRVDLFLNALYQRAALGSDVPTLHAAFSTGRHRGDEPLELADIHGTGRYVGCTLSCQAEPRNYLGFLEAPEHIWIDGADDAQIVGTGMEDYFLGGWYFREGPFTGPEHGLPVKNALDSAVAMYRFHNRDAIWFQSRLRMAFVNPWSQDRVRPYAHSSVAFYYLDRPTPVPTVANIASLDCWYRTSSTDHQSWP; the protein is encoded by the coding sequence GTGCTGGAGTTGCCCGAACCGCGCTCGACCCATCAGCTCACGACCTTTGATCGCCGCACCGGGGTGAAGGTCATGATGGTCGAGCCAGGGGAATCCCGGATAGTTGGCGAAGCAACAGGACCCGGGTACCTTGCGCGTCTGTGGCTCACTTTCCCGGGGTGGTTCTGGGCGCATTGGGAGCCAGACAGGCTCGTGGATCAGCAGATCCTGAAGAATCTGATCATCCGGATCCATGTCGACGGGAGTCCCGAACCACAGATCGCGGCTCCCGTCGCAGATCTGTTCGGAATCGGCTTGGGACGGGTCCAAAACTTCAGCTCGCTGTGGATCGGTATGTCATCCGGCGGCTTCTATCTCGCGTTGCCGATGCCATTTCACGAGTCGCTGCGCATCGAGGTGGATAACCGCGACCCGGAGCAGCGGGTCGACCTGTTTCTCAACGCTTTGTACCAACGGGCCGCGCTTGGTTCCGATGTCCCTACGTTGCATGCCGCGTTCTCGACCGGCCGCCATCGGGGAGACGAACCGTTGGAACTGGCCGACATCCACGGCACCGGCCGCTATGTCGGCTGCACGCTCTCATGTCAAGCCGAGCCTCGAAACTACCTGGGGTTCCTCGAAGCACCCGAGCATATCTGGATCGACGGTGCCGACGACGCGCAGATCGTCGGCACCGGCATGGAGGACTACTTCCTCGGAGGCTGGTACTTCCGCGAGGGCCCGTTTACCGGTCCAGAGCATGGTCTGCCGGTCAAGAACGCCCTGGACAGCGCAGTCGCGATGTATCGCTTCCACAACCGTGACGCCATCTGGTTTCAATCCCGGCTGAGGATGGCGTTCGTCAATCCGTGGAGTCAGGATCGAGTGCGACCCTACGCGCACTCCTCGGTCGCCTTTTACTACCTCGACCGACCAACTCCCGTTCCGACTGTGGCAAACATCGCCAGCTTGGACTGCTGGTACCGGACCTCATCAACCGACCACCAGTCCTGGCCGTAA
- a CDS encoding sialidase family protein, with protein sequence MRSRIRTFAALIAAALVVVTLHMTDSVASSPTQTWDFESDAVGELPAGCRPTDSAQPGRVTDAIAYRGQQALDLTDRSPEAQTAVACRSDVSSGIDLRMAVRPESLTDGVTVSLLGSFLDIDQVDTPVFKIWIKPDGSVFWFDGLAQDALGWTQIGRAHTMPTGTWSTLAIQVPTNLTTAFIHASTDAEASVPGARFDNSTYVGAAGPVGISPVATISGFQIGTGQTVTGVDRVQIDDVHVGTGSGLTPPAPDPTFVIGQRTVIDATSDGLVQMPNSSTTRRLPGGGQEALVTYPVHGDATHDTGTAMASSIDGGHTWSDVSERNPFPDEQSFYLTALRNGDLLAVNYHTFMTAGTDNHQAAVPTAISTDGGRTWIHREGQMTAPQRMRPISTATSRPGFPLGGFVLVHSVLEDANGTLYQSGYGYYATDKHYRSIVMTSTDRGENWQVRSTIAVNDQLSSHPRFEGFGEPALAFAADGSLVAVMRTGNYQPLYQSRSANAGYAWTTPTVVTASDGIPVTGVFPDLKLMGNGTLVLWAGRPGQFLLASRDGTGRSWSPTRMVDYRNSGNGTLTPVGRNRLVVFGDRGADWTPNTNRRKEIWSRPVVVAGRG encoded by the coding sequence ATGCGATCCCGAATCCGTACGTTTGCGGCGCTGATTGCCGCCGCGCTCGTCGTCGTCACACTGCACATGACCGACTCGGTGGCCTCGTCGCCGACACAGACGTGGGATTTCGAATCCGACGCCGTCGGTGAGTTGCCTGCCGGCTGCCGGCCAACCGACTCCGCGCAACCCGGGCGCGTCACCGACGCCATCGCTTACCGAGGCCAGCAGGCACTGGACCTCACCGATCGCAGTCCCGAAGCGCAGACGGCTGTCGCTTGTCGATCCGATGTGAGTTCCGGGATCGACTTGAGGATGGCTGTCCGGCCCGAGTCGCTCACCGACGGCGTCACCGTCAGTCTGCTGGGCAGCTTCTTGGACATCGACCAGGTAGACACACCGGTCTTCAAGATCTGGATCAAGCCGGACGGCTCGGTGTTCTGGTTCGACGGTCTGGCGCAGGACGCGCTCGGTTGGACGCAGATCGGGCGAGCGCACACGATGCCGACTGGCACCTGGTCGACGCTAGCCATTCAGGTGCCAACTAACCTCACGACGGCCTTCATCCACGCTTCGACCGACGCCGAAGCATCCGTTCCGGGAGCCAGGTTCGACAACAGTACCTACGTCGGGGCCGCTGGTCCGGTCGGCATCAGTCCGGTGGCGACGATCAGTGGATTCCAGATCGGTACTGGACAAACCGTGACAGGAGTCGACCGAGTCCAGATCGATGACGTGCATGTCGGCACCGGCAGCGGCCTCACACCACCTGCACCGGATCCGACCTTCGTGATCGGGCAGCGTACCGTGATCGATGCCACCAGCGACGGGCTCGTGCAGATGCCCAACAGTTCGACGACCCGTCGGCTCCCGGGTGGAGGTCAGGAAGCCCTGGTTACTTATCCGGTGCACGGAGACGCCACTCATGACACCGGGACGGCGATGGCCTCGTCCATCGACGGCGGACATACCTGGAGCGACGTCTCCGAACGCAACCCCTTCCCCGACGAGCAATCGTTCTATCTCACTGCGCTGCGCAACGGTGACCTTTTGGCGGTCAACTACCACACATTCATGACCGCCGGAACCGACAACCACCAGGCGGCAGTACCTACCGCCATCTCCACCGACGGAGGCCGAACGTGGATCCACCGCGAAGGCCAGATGACCGCACCGCAACGGATGCGACCAATATCGACGGCGACCAGCCGGCCCGGTTTCCCACTCGGCGGGTTCGTCCTCGTCCACAGCGTCCTGGAAGACGCCAACGGCACCTTGTACCAGTCGGGATATGGTTACTACGCCACCGACAAGCATTATCGCAGCATCGTGATGACATCAACGGACCGTGGCGAAAACTGGCAGGTCCGCAGCACTATCGCCGTCAACGACCAACTGTCGAGTCACCCACGCTTCGAAGGTTTCGGTGAACCCGCCCTGGCCTTCGCCGCGGATGGATCCCTGGTGGCGGTTATGCGGACTGGCAACTACCAACCGCTCTATCAGTCCCGCTCGGCCAACGCTGGCTATGCCTGGACCACCCCGACGGTCGTGACGGCCTCCGACGGCATTCCCGTCACGGGAGTCTTTCCCGATCTGAAGCTGATGGGCAACGGCACCCTTGTGCTCTGGGCCGGACGTCCGGGCCAGTTCCTGCTGGCCTCACGGGACGGCACCGGCAGGTCGTGGTCGCCGACGAGGATGGTTGACTACCGCAACTCCGGCAACGGAACACTCACTCCGGTGGGCCGCAACCGGCTTGTCGTGTTCGGTGATCGCGGCGCCGACTGGACACCCAACACAAACCGTCGCAAAGAGATCTGGTCCCGGCCTGTGGTCGTTGCCGGCCGGGGCTGA
- a CDS encoding apiosidase-like domain-containing protein, producing the protein MLTVAPSGRWLERDHDPWFLLGDTAWELFHRLDLDDADHYLRTRAEQGFNTVFAVGVAEFGGLDEPNANGQVPFIDRRPDQPDERYWHHVDTIITMANQYGLVVALLPTWGTYWADAGEAILHPGNAAQFGSWIAARYRDSDLIWVLGGDRYIETSRHRATLDALAKGIRETVGHRQLITVHPRGHASSKNDLSDATWIDFDLVQSGHVGWHTPNDALIAADYDRPPLRPVLEGEPNYEDHPVMTPDWLPVPGWVFGATDVRRSLYHAIFAGAAGFVYGANGVYQMLDSDTPDPVHGRATSWRAALDLPGASQATHGAHLLRELGPGWTPAPHRLRSAPGFLSGRVMVLDRNTPTEVLVYLPPGATATIDTEDLGCAPSGRWWSTVTGRWRTADLTAQPTTVNPDQDVDTILHIAARPA; encoded by the coding sequence ATGCTTACCGTCGCACCGTCCGGCCGCTGGCTCGAACGTGATCACGACCCCTGGTTCCTTCTGGGAGACACGGCCTGGGAACTGTTCCACCGGCTCGACCTCGACGATGCTGATCACTATCTGCGAACGCGTGCCGAGCAGGGCTTCAACACCGTCTTCGCGGTCGGCGTCGCCGAGTTCGGCGGACTGGACGAGCCGAACGCCAACGGTCAGGTGCCGTTCATCGATCGACGACCGGACCAGCCCGACGAACGTTACTGGCACCACGTCGACACGATCATCACCATGGCTAACCAGTACGGACTTGTCGTGGCACTTCTGCCCACCTGGGGAACGTACTGGGCCGATGCGGGCGAGGCGATCCTCCATCCCGGCAATGCTGCGCAATTCGGCAGCTGGATTGCCGCCCGGTACCGCGATTCGGACCTGATCTGGGTCCTGGGCGGCGACCGCTACATCGAGACCTCGCGTCATCGCGCAACGCTGGACGCGCTGGCCAAAGGGATTCGCGAAACGGTCGGGCACCGGCAACTGATCACCGTCCATCCCAGGGGCCACGCGTCCTCAAAAAATGACCTTTCCGACGCAACATGGATCGACTTCGACCTGGTGCAGTCCGGACACGTCGGCTGGCACACACCCAACGACGCACTCATCGCGGCCGACTACGACCGCCCCCCGCTGCGCCCGGTGCTGGAGGGCGAACCAAACTACGAGGACCACCCGGTCATGACGCCGGACTGGTTGCCGGTCCCCGGATGGGTGTTCGGCGCCACAGACGTCCGACGCTCCCTGTACCACGCGATCTTCGCCGGCGCCGCAGGCTTCGTCTACGGCGCCAACGGCGTCTACCAAATGCTTGACTCCGACACCCCCGATCCGGTGCACGGCCGCGCGACGTCGTGGCGCGCGGCTCTCGACCTACCGGGGGCCTCCCAGGCAACGCACGGTGCCCACCTGCTCCGAGAACTGGGCCCCGGCTGGACACCCGCACCGCATCGGCTTCGGTCCGCTCCAGGATTCCTCAGTGGCAGGGTCATGGTTCTGGATCGGAACACCCCCACAGAGGTCTTGGTCTATCTGCCCCCGGGGGCGACCGCGACCATCGACACCGAAGATCTCGGCTGTGCGCCCTCCGGTCGCTGGTGGAGCACTGTCACCGGACGTTGGCGCACCGCAGACCTAACGGCACAGCCGACAACCGTGAATCCGGACCAGGACGTCGACACGATACTGCACATTGCCGCACGCCCCGCCTGA
- a CDS encoding carbohydrate ABC transporter permease has translation MKHRTRERIVSQVVAIVVSLLFLAPIGWLALTALKDQSEVSALPVRWLPRSPQWHNFTDAMTMINFLAYARNSMIIATISAVLTTLSSAFVGFGFARLRARGSKLAFAILIGTMMLPTIITVIPSYIIFARLNLVNTYIPWVLWGLGGSAFMIFLFRQTFRGIPLELEDSAILDGCNYLQIWWRIYLPLSKATSAAVFLLTFVAIWGDYITPKLLLQQDTTTLAVAITSGYVNQQGQIINTLLAAGALLFALPVIVIFLLLQRYFVQGFATSGLK, from the coding sequence ATGAAGCATCGCACCCGCGAGCGGATTGTCTCTCAGGTCGTCGCGATCGTGGTGTCACTCCTCTTCCTCGCACCGATCGGGTGGCTCGCACTGACCGCGTTGAAGGACCAGTCGGAAGTGTCCGCGCTTCCGGTCCGCTGGCTCCCCCGGTCGCCCCAGTGGCACAATTTCACCGACGCGATGACGATGATCAACTTCCTGGCCTATGCTCGGAACAGTATGATCATCGCCACCATCTCGGCGGTACTCACCACACTGTCGTCGGCATTCGTGGGATTCGGTTTCGCTCGCCTCCGTGCTCGCGGCAGCAAGCTCGCCTTTGCCATCCTGATCGGAACCATGATGCTGCCGACCATCATCACCGTAATCCCGTCCTACATCATCTTTGCCCGGCTGAACCTGGTGAACACCTATATCCCCTGGGTTCTATGGGGGCTCGGCGGGTCCGCCTTCATGATCTTCCTGTTCCGGCAGACCTTTCGCGGCATTCCCCTCGAGCTTGAGGACTCCGCCATCCTTGACGGCTGCAACTATCTGCAAATCTGGTGGCGGATCTATCTCCCGCTTTCCAAAGCAACCTCGGCGGCAGTCTTCCTGCTCACCTTCGTAGCGATCTGGGGCGACTACATCACACCCAAGCTCCTGCTCCAGCAGGACACCACAACACTCGCGGTCGCCATCACCAGTGGCTACGTCAACCAGCAAGGCCAGATCATCAACACTCTGTTGGCCGCCGGCGCGCTTCTCTTCGCACTGCCAGTGATCGTGATCTTCCTTCTCCTGCAACGCTACTTCGTCCAAGGGTTCGCGACCTCGGGTCTCAAATGA
- a CDS encoding carbohydrate ABC transporter permease: MIFALWMSFTNYDGISPTTRSVGWANYRRAFGDGQMWTSLLQTVILMVIVVPLTVCVGLALAVLLNARIRLRAVYRTVIYLPAVIPVVAGSLTFRLLFDHDAGAVNGILDLINVTPIQWLTGSRSLVVLLAFMLWGVGASMVISLAGLQAVPAELIEAAMVDGAGTWQRFMSITVPLISPFLLFQLVTGVIGAIQLFVPAVLLGTANANGVSVAVGIPEGLRVYMVYVYQTYFGLGEFGYASALLWLLFIVIVAFTAAVFGITRSFVFYGGGEG, translated from the coding sequence ATGATTTTCGCGTTGTGGATGTCGTTCACCAACTACGACGGCATCTCGCCCACCACGAGGTCCGTGGGGTGGGCGAACTACCGTCGTGCATTCGGTGACGGTCAGATGTGGACATCGCTGCTGCAGACGGTGATCTTGATGGTCATCGTAGTTCCGCTTACCGTATGTGTCGGACTGGCGCTGGCCGTTCTCCTCAACGCCCGGATACGATTGCGGGCCGTCTATCGGACAGTGATCTACCTACCGGCCGTGATCCCGGTCGTCGCAGGGTCACTCACGTTTCGGCTGCTCTTCGACCATGACGCGGGAGCGGTCAACGGGATCTTGGACCTGATCAACGTCACCCCGATTCAGTGGCTGACCGGCAGCCGATCCCTAGTCGTGTTACTTGCGTTCATGCTTTGGGGCGTCGGAGCCAGCATGGTGATCTCGTTGGCCGGACTGCAAGCTGTGCCAGCCGAGCTGATCGAGGCCGCAATGGTGGACGGCGCGGGCACCTGGCAGCGGTTCATGTCCATCACGGTCCCGCTCATCTCGCCGTTCCTGTTGTTTCAGCTCGTGACCGGCGTGATCGGAGCGATCCAACTTTTCGTGCCCGCAGTGCTGCTCGGCACAGCGAACGCCAATGGCGTCTCTGTGGCTGTCGGCATTCCCGAGGGGCTGCGTGTCTACATGGTGTACGTCTACCAGACGTACTTCGGCCTCGGCGAATTCGGATACGCTTCAGCGCTGCTGTGGCTGCTGTTCATCGTCATCGTGGCCTTCACCGCGGCCGTTTTCGGCATCACGCGATCCTTCGTCTTCTACGGTGGCGGGGAGGGCTGA